In Piliocolobus tephrosceles isolate RC106 chromosome 4, ASM277652v3, whole genome shotgun sequence, the following are encoded in one genomic region:
- the LOC111527690 gene encoding zinc finger protein 474 isoform X1 produces MALRSTNHTTKPKMIRRPPTVVCYICGREYGTKSISIHEPQCLKKWHNENNLLPKELRRPVPKKPEVRTITARGFYDLDALNEAAWTSAQSQLVPCNVCGRTFLPDRLPVHQRSCKPKAAK; encoded by the exons CCAAAAATGATACGGCGTCCACCAACAGTTGTTTGCTACATTTGTGGTCGTGAATATGGAACAAAATCCATTAGCATTCATGAGCCACAATGTCTGAAAAAATGGCATAATGAAAACAACTTGTTGCCTAAAGAGTTAAGGAGACCAGTACCTAAAAAACCAGAAGTCAGGACCATTACTG CCAGAGGCTTCTATGATCTTGATGCTTTAAATGAAGCTGCTTGGACAAGTGCCCAGAGCCAGCTGGTTCCCTGTAATGTTTGTGGGCGTACCTTCCTGCcagacagactgcctgttcaCCAACGATCTTGTAAACCCAAAGCCGCCAAGTAA
- the LOC111527690 gene encoding zinc finger protein 474 isoform X2, giving the protein MIRRPPTVVCYICGREYGTKSISIHEPQCLKKWHNENNLLPKELRRPVPKKPEVRTITARGFYDLDALNEAAWTSAQSQLVPCNVCGRTFLPDRLPVHQRSCKPKAAK; this is encoded by the exons ATGATACGGCGTCCACCAACAGTTGTTTGCTACATTTGTGGTCGTGAATATGGAACAAAATCCATTAGCATTCATGAGCCACAATGTCTGAAAAAATGGCATAATGAAAACAACTTGTTGCCTAAAGAGTTAAGGAGACCAGTACCTAAAAAACCAGAAGTCAGGACCATTACTG CCAGAGGCTTCTATGATCTTGATGCTTTAAATGAAGCTGCTTGGACAAGTGCCCAGAGCCAGCTGGTTCCCTGTAATGTTTGTGGGCGTACCTTCCTGCcagacagactgcctgttcaCCAACGATCTTGTAAACCCAAAGCCGCCAAGTAA